The following coding sequences are from one Halorubrum sp. BOL3-1 window:
- a CDS encoding sensor histidine kinase — MSSTAVFVLGSLSSSYILFLTGASCYVLIQSTLAYDHCSVQQGVSLSVIPVAPLLTWALNDPSFDFPVVAMVGIADIGILFVVGGFAAARYRYHLFTATPAIGTLGEDSLITETDDLMFVVDNKERVATSNRTAAETLDVKQGDMRGSSIKDISGYSLSELSDAETVSLTTTDSTRQYDSQVSTVTDPYANQLGAVISLRDVTDREFRQQQLAVLNRVLRHNIRNRVDVAKSHAEALPDDTNSHRAAIISTVDNIVSLSNQARQIDQYIANGNTIESASIPTVITNTLSTIDTNGLSISTDMPDSAMVTTNRDALVAATESALSNAVDYASSTVSITVTAVEMGYQIEISDDGPGIPAAELDSLDTGVETQLQHTTGLGLWQIKWAVQTIGGNVTFDTESGTTVTLTIPDDTIDK; from the coding sequence GTGTCCAGTACAGCAGTTTTTGTCCTTGGGTCCCTAAGTTCATCTTATATATTATTTCTTACTGGTGCCAGCTGCTATGTCCTAATTCAATCCACACTAGCATACGATCATTGTTCTGTCCAGCAGGGAGTATCACTCTCAGTCATTCCCGTTGCTCCTCTGCTAACTTGGGCGCTGAATGATCCAAGTTTTGATTTTCCTGTGGTAGCGATGGTGGGAATCGCAGATATTGGGATACTGTTTGTGGTAGGAGGATTCGCTGCTGCGCGATACCGCTACCACCTCTTTACTGCGACACCAGCCATCGGGACACTCGGTGAAGATAGTCTCATTACGGAGACTGATGACCTGATGTTCGTCGTTGACAATAAAGAGCGTGTAGCGACAAGCAACCGAACCGCTGCTGAAACGCTAGATGTCAAGCAAGGCGATATGCGTGGCAGCTCAATCAAGGACATATCGGGCTACAGTCTGAGTGAGCTCAGCGACGCCGAGACGGTCTCACTTACGACAACAGATAGTACACGGCAGTATGATTCACAGGTATCGACAGTGACTGACCCATATGCCAATCAGTTAGGGGCTGTGATCAGCCTCCGAGATGTGACCGACAGAGAGTTCAGACAGCAGCAACTCGCCGTGCTGAACCGCGTACTACGTCATAATATCCGAAATCGGGTTGATGTCGCCAAGAGTCATGCTGAGGCGCTTCCAGACGATACAAACAGCCATCGGGCAGCTATCATAAGCACCGTTGATAACATCGTTTCCCTGAGCAACCAGGCACGCCAGATTGACCAGTATATCGCCAATGGCAACACAATTGAATCCGCATCTATACCAACAGTTATCACCAATACACTCAGTACTATTGACACGAATGGTCTGTCTATTTCGACGGACATGCCAGACTCCGCCATGGTAACAACCAATCGGGACGCACTGGTGGCGGCGACCGAGAGCGCACTCAGTAACGCAGTTGACTACGCCTCTTCGACAGTATCGATCACAGTCACAGCCGTCGAGATGGGGTATCAAATCGAGATCAGCGATGATGGTCCCGGAATTCCAGCAGCCGAACTCGATTCATTGGACACAGGTGTCGAAACACAACTACAACACACGACTGGACTCGGCTTATGGCAGATCAAGTGGGCAGTACAGACGATCGGTGGCAACGTAACATTTGATACAGAGAGCGGCACGACGGTTACACTCACGATTCCGGACGATACAATCGATAAGTAG
- a CDS encoding response regulator: MYVDRPRVMLVDDEKEVADAYALRLQGVADVTVTYGGDEALSTVGESEPPDVILLDRHMPNLSGDDVLTELRGYEMRTRIIMVTAIDPGLGILDLPFDDYLCKPVEREDIRAAVDQQCQVLAYGLLGEYFEVESKRSVIEAELPPERLTNHEEFSTLDERATALRDRICRLLPDADDLLNTFSGIERETY; encoded by the coding sequence ATGTACGTCGACCGGCCGCGGGTGATGCTCGTCGACGATGAGAAGGAGGTCGCAGACGCGTACGCTCTCCGGCTACAGGGAGTAGCGGATGTTACAGTCACATACGGTGGGGACGAGGCGCTGTCGACGGTCGGCGAGTCAGAACCGCCTGACGTGATCCTGTTAGACCGGCATATGCCAAACCTCTCGGGGGACGACGTTCTCACGGAGTTGCGTGGCTACGAAATGCGAACCCGCATCATCATGGTGACCGCCATCGATCCGGGATTAGGTATCCTCGATCTCCCGTTCGATGACTATCTCTGTAAGCCGGTCGAACGCGAGGACATTAGGGCCGCAGTCGACCAGCAGTGTCAGGTATTAGCGTACGGACTCTTGGGAGAGTACTTCGAGGTCGAGTCGAAACGCTCTGTCATCGAGGCTGAACTCCCGCCTGAGCGGCTGACTAACCACGAAGAGTTCTCGACGCTCGATGAGCGGGCCACAGCGCTGCGAGATCGGATCTGTCGGCTACTGCCGGACGCCGACGACTTGCTGAACACGTTCTCCGGTATCGAGCGCGAGACATACTGA
- a CDS encoding CPBP family intramembrane glutamic endopeptidase translates to MADQSSTLPGALSRRVPGQSGIVRTITVVAGIVVSALVVNLVATLVAASAAGSDVSETIPFATVVAASELAFLLVGVGYLRFRSSFHLPVRTPTKQAIPYLAGGLIAGLVAVGLQFAITDAVIPAIELSPGFTEYSNIGRVTGSGLVVGAVLSVVLIGPVEEFLFRGIIQERLLEALSPVSAVGIASVVFAFFHFYPVALLSPPPVVLIHMAGYYTVMGVIFGWVYYHTDTLVAPALVHGLFNAVLFVSPLLG, encoded by the coding sequence ATGGCAGATCAGTCCTCCACGCTGCCGGGAGCTCTCTCTCGAAGAGTACCCGGCCAGAGCGGTATCGTTCGGACAATAACCGTCGTTGCTGGTATCGTTGTATCAGCACTGGTGGTGAACCTCGTGGCAACGTTGGTGGCCGCCAGCGCGGCCGGAAGCGACGTGAGTGAAACGATACCGTTCGCAACGGTTGTCGCCGCGTCAGAACTCGCGTTCCTCCTCGTCGGAGTTGGGTATCTCCGGTTCCGGTCCTCCTTTCACCTACCCGTTCGAACGCCCACCAAACAGGCAATTCCGTACCTAGCCGGTGGTCTAATTGCGGGACTTGTCGCGGTCGGTCTCCAGTTTGCGATCACTGACGCAGTTATTCCTGCGATAGAGCTCTCGCCTGGATTCACCGAGTACAGCAACATCGGTCGCGTAACTGGTAGCGGTCTTGTCGTCGGAGCGGTTCTCTCGGTTGTGCTGATCGGGCCCGTCGAGGAGTTCCTCTTCCGCGGGATTATTCAGGAGCGACTTCTGGAGGCTCTTAGCCCGGTTAGTGCTGTTGGGATTGCTAGTGTCGTCTTCGCTTTCTTCCATTTCTACCCTGTCGCGCTGCTGTCTCCACCTCCAGTTGTTCTCATCCACATGGCGGGATACTACACGGTGATGGGCGTTATTTTCGGCTGGGTGTACTACCATACTGATACCCTAGTTGCCCCGGCTTTAGTCCACGGACTATTCAACGCCGTGTTGTTTGTATCTCCTCTGCTGGGCTGA
- a CDS encoding HAMP domain-containing sensor histidine kinase, translating to MSDKRPAAIPLSDFRDPVLAYTIEGGDAHVTAANEAFESRFDSEPSSTQVSAIFDQFNRQDTTGDGDPLTHLVRGDRVGIRLDGYGHEGPFFVRVIPSDDQSGYLVFSDLRDCPDREDSPGIDQVASVISHDLRNPLDVAKAHLRAAEETGDPEHFQSVSDAHDRMERIIRDVLTLTRDGAVVDPSEEVGVETAARSAWQTIDSEQAALTVSDSLPTVTGDPDRLQRLFENLFRNSVEHGMVDDRTESTNHGTQSSRNHSATGNGEAPTPVSISVQPSKDGFYVADDGPGIPRAERDVVFEAGYSTRDGGTGLGLAIVERIVEAHGWEVTLTDADSGGVQFNIRV from the coding sequence ATGAGCGACAAGCGTCCCGCGGCGATTCCATTGAGCGACTTCCGCGATCCGGTCCTCGCGTACACCATCGAGGGCGGAGACGCCCACGTGACGGCCGCGAACGAGGCCTTCGAGAGTCGATTCGACAGCGAGCCGTCCAGTACGCAGGTATCGGCGATTTTCGACCAGTTCAATAGACAGGACACGACGGGCGACGGAGACCCGCTCACCCACCTCGTGCGTGGCGACCGCGTCGGGATCCGTCTCGATGGATACGGCCATGAGGGTCCGTTTTTTGTTCGCGTAATTCCGTCGGATGATCAGTCCGGGTATCTCGTTTTTTCCGATCTGCGTGACTGCCCGGATCGTGAAGACTCACCGGGCATCGATCAGGTCGCTAGCGTGATCAGCCACGACCTGCGAAATCCTCTTGATGTCGCCAAAGCGCATCTTCGAGCCGCCGAGGAGACGGGCGATCCGGAACACTTCCAATCGGTCTCGGACGCCCACGACCGAATGGAACGGATCATTCGCGACGTACTGACGCTGACGCGTGACGGTGCCGTTGTCGACCCGTCGGAAGAGGTCGGAGTTGAGACCGCCGCGAGAAGCGCCTGGCAGACTATCGACAGCGAGCAGGCTGCGCTCACGGTGTCGGATTCGCTCCCCACCGTCACGGGAGACCCTGACCGCCTCCAGCGGTTGTTCGAGAATCTGTTCCGGAACAGCGTCGAACACGGAATGGTTGACGATCGAACGGAGTCTACGAATCACGGCACGCAGAGTTCCAGAAATCACTCCGCAACAGGAAACGGCGAAGCCCCGACACCCGTCTCAATCTCTGTTCAACCGTCTAAAGACGGCTTCTACGTTGCCGACGACGGGCCCGGAATCCCACGGGCGGAACGCGATGTCGTCTTCGAGGCCGGGTACTCAACCCGTGACGGCGGGACCGGGCTCGGCCTCGCGATCGTCGAACGGATCGTCGAAGCTCACGGCTGGGAAGTGACGCTTACTGACGCTGATTCCGGGGGCGTTCAGTTTAATATACGCGTCTGA
- a CDS encoding DUF5518 domain-containing protein, whose protein sequence is MFEMPSVRRFSRVSPSWRAAIIGVCASLPTAVLINWLPNSEATVGAGAMLAGPAIAGAVANGPEESAAAGVRAGFLGGVIEVLVFVISEGPTILRPTSQIPFLAFAVVMILCTSPLLGWVFGRLGGRISEVVAR, encoded by the coding sequence ATGTTTGAAATGCCCTCAGTACGGCGATTTAGTCGCGTTTCTCCATCGTGGCGGGCCGCAATTATCGGCGTTTGTGCCTCGTTACCTACCGCGGTTTTGATAAATTGGTTACCAAACTCTGAAGCGACTGTTGGCGCGGGGGCTATGCTGGCGGGCCCGGCGATCGCAGGCGCCGTCGCCAACGGGCCTGAGGAGTCGGCTGCGGCAGGAGTCCGTGCCGGGTTCCTAGGCGGAGTCATCGAGGTACTTGTATTCGTCATCAGTGAAGGACCGACGATTCTCCGCCCAACGTCCCAGATTCCGTTTCTGGCGTTCGCTGTGGTAATGATCCTCTGTACGTCGCCGTTGTTAGGGTGGGTGTTCGGTCGCCTCGGTGGGCGGATAAGCGAGGTCGTCGCCCGGTGA
- a CDS encoding CPBP family intramembrane glutamic endopeptidase encodes MSDSDTTAGSGRDASQRTSDRQIGRDGVIESVATIFWNSNENRVRALWRALGAFLLTVVGAVMVLPGVLLSNFTLPPSVTGLTATVTTTVVVVIVMLIWARFVDRRPVADYGLDLNAKWLTGFGVGIGTAVIGWGTALVVDLAAGWATVSAMFVPGTGDDVLPFGIALSVFAANYLLVGIWEEIVFRGLIQTNAIEGLQNRWLSDRAALLGGVVVSSLLFGALHGSQATTMLALGYWVGVGVILGSAYALTDSLAVPIGLHFATNFAFNNVYGLSSVREGTAVLPKVIQPTFTGPEQFVGVSGLVNIGAVGCLGLLLVGYVFVRYGEFTARFSTTYSRGS; translated from the coding sequence ATGTCCGATTCAGACACGACAGCTGGTAGCGGACGAGACGCATCACAACGGACCTCCGACCGTCAAATCGGTCGTGACGGTGTAATCGAATCCGTCGCCACAATCTTCTGGAACAGCAACGAGAACCGGGTCCGCGCCCTGTGGCGGGCGCTCGGGGCGTTCCTGCTCACCGTCGTCGGGGCTGTGATGGTCCTCCCGGGGGTGCTCCTGTCAAACTTCACTCTCCCCCCGTCAGTCACGGGGCTTACAGCTACCGTGACGACGACGGTCGTCGTCGTCATCGTGATGCTCATTTGGGCGCGGTTTGTGGATCGCCGTCCGGTGGCCGATTACGGCCTTGACCTCAACGCAAAGTGGCTGACCGGCTTCGGTGTCGGGATCGGAACTGCGGTGATCGGATGGGGAACTGCTCTCGTTGTCGACCTCGCGGCCGGCTGGGCCACCGTCTCAGCAATGTTCGTTCCAGGTACCGGTGACGACGTGTTACCGTTCGGTATCGCGTTGAGCGTCTTCGCAGCCAACTACCTCCTCGTCGGCATCTGGGAGGAGATCGTCTTCCGCGGTCTCATCCAGACAAACGCAATCGAGGGGCTCCAGAATCGCTGGCTGTCCGACCGCGCGGCTCTCCTTGGTGGGGTGGTTGTCTCCTCGTTACTGTTCGGCGCGCTCCACGGAAGCCAAGCCACGACGATGCTAGCACTCGGATACTGGGTCGGAGTCGGGGTGATCCTCGGCAGCGCGTACGCCCTCACCGATTCACTCGCGGTCCCCATCGGTCTACATTTTGCGACGAACTTCGCGTTCAATAATGTGTACGGGCTAAGCAGTGTTCGGGAAGGGACCGCAGTTCTCCCCAAGGTCATCCAACCGACGTTCACCGGGCCCGAGCAGTTTGTCGGTGTGTCGGGACTCGTTAACATCGGTGCGGTCGGTTGTCTCGGCCTCCTCCTTGTCGGATACGTCTTCGTCCGTTATGGCGAGTTCACAGCGCGATTTAGCACGACATACTCCCGTGGGAGCTGA
- a CDS encoding helix-turn-helix transcriptional regulator translates to MVEGDSSRGEIYRALTDETRIQILLVLADQYDEAWSSGWLTFSELRERVGVEDTSRFSYHLNELQDEFVVKIEGRYRPRVAALEIASAIRAGTYDEESVAVDRQQTDYDCPHCEQTLVASYRDHSLHVGCPDHGAAVAFPTPPRALSGRTLSEVIDLSLRKHASDVRLLRDGVCPRCWGSATISFPRESVPESYLVDDVAYGTAKCDDCWLSYPIPIARVALGHPALETLYAEHELGPADAQIGPHDLARVSDVDYLNGTTTAVRLTIRIDDDTLILNLNESCSIRNYQRK, encoded by the coding sequence ATGGTCGAAGGAGACAGTTCACGCGGGGAGATATACCGGGCGTTGACCGACGAGACGCGGATTCAAATCCTCCTCGTACTCGCGGATCAGTACGATGAGGCGTGGTCGTCAGGTTGGCTTACATTTTCGGAGTTGCGCGAACGGGTCGGGGTCGAAGACACCAGCCGGTTCAGTTACCACCTCAACGAACTACAAGACGAGTTCGTCGTCAAGATCGAGGGACGCTACCGACCGCGGGTGGCCGCCCTCGAAATCGCGTCGGCGATCCGGGCGGGAACGTACGACGAGGAGTCGGTCGCAGTCGACCGCCAGCAGACCGACTACGACTGTCCGCACTGTGAGCAGACGCTTGTTGCGAGCTATCGAGATCACTCCTTACACGTCGGCTGTCCGGACCACGGTGCCGCCGTCGCCTTTCCTACCCCGCCGCGAGCGCTGTCAGGCCGAACGCTCTCGGAAGTCATCGACCTCTCGCTTCGAAAGCACGCCTCCGACGTGCGGCTCCTCCGAGATGGAGTCTGTCCACGGTGCTGGGGCAGCGCCACTATCTCCTTTCCGCGGGAGTCCGTCCCGGAATCGTACCTCGTCGACGACGTCGCGTATGGAACGGCAAAATGTGACGACTGTTGGTTGTCTTACCCAATCCCGATTGCGCGCGTCGCGCTCGGTCATCCCGCCCTCGAAACGCTATATGCTGAACACGAACTCGGACCGGCGGACGCACAAATCGGACCACACGACCTTGCGAGGGTGAGTGATGTCGACTATTTGAACGGGACGACGACTGCGGTTCGACTCACTATCCGAATTGATGATGATACCCTAATCCTCAATCTCAACGAGTCTTGTAGCATCCGCAACTACCAACGTAAATGA